One genomic segment of Roseivirga misakiensis includes these proteins:
- a CDS encoding response regulator: MLENERKNVWIVEDDLVFRESLIDLINDEPSLNLTLVAGSIEEAFESFNLPESPDVILEDIGLPGMSGIEAIAHYKARYPSVAIVMLTIFDDDERVFEAIKSGADGYLMKRTPGDQILSGIQDVLAGGAPISPGIAKKMMQMLANGQTFSKNKEALLTKREVTILEHLVKGQTIDQIGEVLFISRHTVDTHTKNIYRKLQVHNRSTLTAKAIKEGLI, translated from the coding sequence ATGCTTGAAAATGAAAGAAAAAACGTCTGGATAGTAGAAGATGACCTCGTTTTCAGAGAATCACTAATCGATTTAATCAATGATGAACCGTCTTTGAATTTGACGTTAGTGGCGGGCTCTATTGAAGAAGCATTCGAAAGTTTCAACCTACCTGAAAGTCCAGATGTTATTCTCGAAGATATCGGTTTACCAGGTATGTCAGGCATAGAAGCCATCGCGCATTACAAAGCTCGGTATCCATCTGTGGCCATCGTTATGTTGACGATTTTTGATGATGATGAGCGTGTATTTGAGGCTATAAAATCGGGAGCCGACGGTTACTTAATGAAAAGAACCCCAGGCGATCAAATTCTATCGGGCATTCAAGATGTATTAGCCGGTGGCGCTCCTATATCGCCAGGCATTGCCAAAAAAATGATGCAGATGTTGGCCAACGGGCAGACCTTTTCTAAAAATAAGGAGGCGCTACTGACCAAAAGAGAGGTTACAATTCTTGAGCATTTGGTTAAAGGGCAAACGATCGACCAAATCGGTGAAGTACTATTTATCAGTAGGCACACCGTGGACACTCACACCAAAAATATTTACCGAAAGCTGCAAGTACACAATCGTAGTACACTGACTGCAAAAGCGATCAAAGAAGGCCTTATTTAA
- a CDS encoding Imm32 family immunity protein produces the protein MKIQVPDYKPESGITLRWEGDFQIETRINDGTIVIKANRDGLISMANHLLNLSQDKISCGYHIHYDSFSELEEGSCELIIEKS, from the coding sequence ATGAAAATTCAGGTTCCAGATTATAAACCCGAATCTGGAATAACATTGAGATGGGAAGGTGATTTTCAAATAGAGACGAGAATTAATGATGGTACAATAGTTATTAAAGCGAATAGAGATGGTTTAATTTCTATGGCAAACCACCTTCTCAATCTATCACAAGATAAAATCTCTTGTGGTTATCATATACACTATGATAGCTTTTCTGAATTAGAGGAAGGGTCCTGTGAACTGATTATCGAAAAATCCTAA
- a CDS encoding DUF6443 domain-containing protein translates to MSHTVNKKIMIGFNHTKYQLTSNLNRVFSMSLLLLSVLCFSLSAQGPGGPGGPGGPGGSLTISGTTNVTCGTTHTYTLSGGSGTVTWEAFGGTITSSNNTMATVNWGSSSSGSLIAEIVGSTTLPGMLSITINGPSAPTTTSNSGCPNTNIVLSANTTVRWYSASSGGTLLSTGSTYTHNGTVSKTVYAAAYNSSCESARIAATATVNNCGGGAPMLNYVKSYTVQEPGHTSLSSAISQSTPAEVLRNTSYSDGLGRGIQSIDWRATPDQRDLVTTSEYDDLGRNLQQWLPFKSTGNNGTYKTNKTSERNTFYLSQYGSTDDGYAYSKTLVDGSPGNRPTKQMAPGQPWTGSNRGVSMNYRTNTSSEYVVRWNAGSGETSVPTYAGYYSANKLSVVETTDEQGSRVLEYTDFLGRMILKKVQDASSPSSNHTGWLSTYYVYDIYNNLKTVIPPKAVSRISNDWSINSTESNELLFHYYYDHRNRLIVKKVPGANKSEMVYDQQDRLVLSRDGAQTTNSKWVFTKYDYLGRPVMTGTYNGSTSRSSLQSTVNSNDSYFEVRKTSASGYGLYHNYYVKVFTSLSSFNIESVTYYDDYSFTSKTFSSSYNSALSGGTYGETPASFAFTDGQVTGTKTKMIGQSTWTESVNFYDRKGRLIQIRSVNHKGGEDIVTNKYDFSGKVVRSYIHHKNPSADDFSEIRVIKQMTYDHAGRLTYVYHRNVNQESGYQTIVRNTYNALGQLSQKALGNYKQYVDHTYNIRGWLKQINNPSSLGSDYFAMKLKYNDASQATDMFNGNIAEIEWRSVGDSHLKRYEYAYDKSNRMTLASYDNLSNNTYDNDYTVDNVTYDPNGNIQTLRRRGRVLNSAKYIDNLNYDYNNGDIGNKLIEVTDTGVKGNIGDFMDNYNSTSEFRYDASGNMLRDYNKGITSDITYNRFNLPEYVNMGSGRTISYRYDASGVKLQKITNDNGTVVTTDYVGGFIYQNNNLQHFAHEEGRVRKNDQGNLAYDYVIRDHLGNARSTFTTESAPAIVYKATMESENDNQGNNIAAFEEQLFFGLDETRYTYSSANQSTLGDDGCTSCNEVSRTNGQISYNRVGAAIMLDVMPGDEIDMEAWAFNQGGISSGTSRISSSALVTALVNAFVPAGAGNELYTQTNSVFNGVSGYLTGGGGSGSTTPFAFLNYIVFDANFNRVSSGHRRVSSVTYAKHLLSLNNVNITQKGYIYIWVSNESNQNQNTYFDDIKVTHHKGSILQEDHYYPFGLSIAALSSTAPLSKPNQFKYNGKELDNDFNLGWYHYGARIYDSQLGRFPSLDPIADQFAHVSPYNYAENEPVGSIDLWGLQRWRVNGRERTSASSGFSEKLATAGAYIKHSKAARQVGKFKSGSTNISSVSARIARHAASGDNLSVGIGSERNAFRHALWSANITSQFGSETARDLTNSHEGIKINNSTSINMDADFKGDALLADNIVDLLNNTIGREISKNNEGLDAKGLANEVLNTFLNEGLWVAAVGEDGTVKISRQKITQGQFNSAQKVINGLTEGGFSKEDLEKMNPKKEDDDKDEKK, encoded by the coding sequence ATGTCGCACACAGTAAATAAGAAAATCATGATAGGCTTTAATCATACAAAATACCAATTAACCAGTAATTTGAATAGAGTATTCAGCATGTCTTTGTTACTACTAAGCGTGCTTTGTTTTTCCTTATCTGCCCAAGGTCCTGGAGGTCCCGGTGGCCCAGGTGGTCCGGGCGGTAGCCTTACCATTTCTGGTACAACAAATGTAACCTGTGGCACTACACATACCTATACGCTTTCAGGGGGTAGCGGAACTGTTACTTGGGAAGCATTCGGTGGCACTATCACTAGTTCCAACAATACAATGGCAACTGTAAACTGGGGCAGTAGCTCTTCTGGCTCTTTGATTGCTGAAATTGTTGGGAGTACAACGCTGCCAGGTATGCTGAGTATTACTATTAATGGTCCTTCGGCACCAACAACGACTTCAAACTCTGGCTGCCCGAATACCAATATTGTGCTATCGGCCAATACCACAGTGCGGTGGTATAGCGCGAGTTCTGGAGGGACACTTTTATCTACAGGTTCTACTTATACACACAATGGTACTGTTTCTAAAACGGTATACGCTGCTGCTTATAACTCATCTTGCGAAAGCGCCAGAATTGCAGCAACCGCTACCGTAAATAATTGTGGCGGAGGTGCTCCGATGCTTAATTACGTGAAGAGTTATACTGTTCAAGAGCCTGGACATACGTCTCTATCGAGTGCCATTTCGCAAAGTACACCGGCAGAGGTTTTGCGAAATACTTCTTACAGTGATGGTTTGGGTAGGGGTATTCAAAGTATAGACTGGAGGGCTACACCTGACCAGAGAGATTTAGTAACCACCAGTGAGTATGATGACTTAGGAAGAAACTTACAGCAATGGCTGCCTTTTAAATCAACTGGTAATAACGGGACATATAAAACCAACAAAACCAGCGAACGAAACACCTTCTACTTGAGCCAATATGGTAGTACTGATGATGGTTATGCCTATTCTAAGACTTTAGTGGATGGCTCACCAGGCAACCGACCTACTAAGCAAATGGCACCTGGTCAACCATGGACTGGTAGTAATCGTGGTGTTTCCATGAATTATCGCACAAATACAAGTAGCGAATACGTGGTCCGGTGGAATGCTGGATCAGGTGAAACTTCTGTGCCAACCTACGCTGGGTATTATTCAGCCAATAAGTTATCGGTAGTGGAAACTACTGATGAACAAGGAAGCAGGGTTTTGGAGTATACGGACTTTTTAGGAAGAATGATCTTAAAGAAGGTTCAAGATGCCTCTAGCCCAAGTAGCAATCATACGGGGTGGTTAAGTACTTATTACGTATATGATATCTACAACAATCTGAAAACGGTGATTCCACCAAAGGCAGTGAGCAGAATTTCTAATGATTGGAGCATTAATAGCACAGAATCCAATGAGTTACTTTTCCATTATTATTACGATCATAGAAACCGATTGATAGTTAAAAAGGTACCTGGCGCCAATAAATCCGAAATGGTTTACGATCAGCAAGATAGGCTGGTCTTAAGTAGGGACGGAGCCCAAACAACCAATAGTAAATGGGTATTTACAAAGTACGACTATTTAGGCCGACCTGTGATGACAGGAACTTACAATGGTTCCACTTCCAGAAGTTCATTACAAAGCACTGTCAATAGCAACGACAGCTATTTCGAGGTACGAAAAACCTCTGCGTCTGGCTATGGCTTATACCACAACTACTATGTGAAAGTGTTTACCAGTTTAAGTAGCTTCAATATAGAATCAGTCACTTATTATGATGACTATAGCTTTACCTCTAAAACATTTTCAAGTAGTTATAACAGTGCTTTAAGTGGTGGTACTTATGGTGAAACACCAGCTTCTTTTGCTTTTACCGATGGCCAAGTGACAGGTACAAAAACCAAAATGATCGGTCAGAGTACTTGGACTGAGTCAGTCAATTTCTACGATAGGAAAGGGCGTCTGATCCAAATCCGATCGGTAAACCATAAAGGGGGAGAAGATATAGTCACCAACAAATATGATTTTTCTGGCAAAGTTGTTCGTTCCTACATTCACCATAAAAACCCTAGTGCAGATGATTTTAGTGAGATAAGGGTGATTAAACAGATGACTTATGATCACGCGGGAAGACTGACTTATGTCTATCATAGAAATGTAAACCAAGAGAGTGGCTACCAGACTATAGTACGTAACACGTACAATGCGTTAGGCCAACTTTCGCAAAAAGCACTAGGTAATTATAAGCAGTATGTAGACCATACTTATAATATTCGTGGTTGGCTAAAACAAATCAATAACCCGAGCAGCTTGGGCAGTGACTACTTTGCCATGAAGCTCAAGTACAATGATGCCTCTCAAGCCACTGATATGTTTAATGGAAACATTGCCGAGATTGAGTGGCGATCGGTAGGTGATAGTCACTTGAAACGTTATGAATATGCTTACGATAAGAGTAACCGTATGACGCTGGCTAGCTACGATAACCTCTCGAATAACACCTATGACAATGACTATACGGTAGATAATGTTACCTATGACCCTAACGGAAATATTCAAACGCTAAGAAGAAGAGGAAGGGTACTTAATTCCGCCAAATACATCGATAACCTAAACTACGACTACAACAATGGCGACATAGGCAACAAGCTTATTGAAGTTACCGATACGGGCGTAAAAGGAAATATTGGTGATTTTATGGACAATTATAATAGCACCAGTGAGTTTAGATATGATGCCAGTGGCAATATGCTGCGTGATTATAACAAGGGTATAACGAGTGACATAACCTACAATCGTTTTAACCTGCCCGAGTATGTAAACATGGGTAGTGGACGAACCATCAGCTATAGATATGATGCCAGTGGTGTTAAACTACAGAAAATCACTAACGACAACGGAACTGTTGTCACCACTGATTATGTAGGTGGATTTATTTACCAGAATAACAACTTGCAGCATTTTGCACATGAAGAAGGTCGTGTGCGGAAGAACGATCAAGGGAATTTGGCCTATGACTACGTGATACGAGATCACCTAGGTAATGCGCGATCTACATTCACGACAGAATCTGCCCCGGCCATAGTATATAAAGCCACTATGGAGTCCGAAAATGATAATCAGGGTAATAATATAGCGGCCTTTGAAGAACAATTGTTCTTTGGCTTGGATGAAACCCGCTATACTTATTCATCTGCGAACCAAAGCACGCTCGGCGATGATGGTTGTACAAGCTGTAATGAAGTGAGCCGAACAAACGGCCAGATTTCTTATAATCGTGTGGGAGCCGCCATTATGCTAGATGTGATGCCAGGTGATGAAATAGATATGGAAGCTTGGGCTTTTAACCAAGGAGGAATTAGCTCTGGAACGAGCCGTATTAGTTCATCTGCTTTGGTAACAGCGCTAGTGAACGCATTTGTACCGGCGGGAGCTGGAAATGAGCTATATACCCAGACTAACAGTGTGTTTAATGGGGTAAGTGGCTACTTAACAGGTGGTGGAGGTTCTGGCAGTACCACGCCTTTCGCTTTCCTAAATTATATTGTGTTCGATGCCAACTTTAATAGGGTGTCGTCAGGCCATAGGCGCGTGAGTAGCGTTACATATGCTAAGCATTTACTATCTTTAAATAATGTGAATATCACCCAGAAGGGGTATATCTACATTTGGGTAAGCAATGAGAGTAATCAAAATCAGAATACCTATTTTGATGATATTAAGGTGACGCATCACAAGGGATCGATCTTACAAGAAGATCATTACTATCCCTTTGGACTCTCAATAGCTGCTTTATCTTCCACCGCACCATTAAGCAAACCCAATCAGTTTAAGTATAATGGAAAAGAGCTTGATAATGACTTTAATCTAGGTTGGTATCATTATGGAGCAAGAATATACGATTCACAGCTTGGCCGCTTTCCATCATTAGACCCTATTGCTGATCAATTTGCTCATGTTTCCCCTTATAACTATGCGGAAAATGAACCAGTTGGGAGTATTGATTTGTGGGGTTTGCAGAGATGGAGGGTTAATGGACGAGAAAGAACTAGTGCCTCAAGTGGCTTTAGTGAAAAACTGGCTACTGCTGGCGCATATATTAAGCATTCAAAAGCAGCAAGGCAGGTAGGGAAGTTTAAATCAGGATCAACTAATATCTCTTCGGTATCAGCTAGAATTGCAAGACATGCAGCATCTGGGGATAATTTATCAGTAGGTATAGGTTCAGAAAGAAATGCTTTTAGGCACGCTCTATGGTCAGCTAATATCACTTCACAATTTGGTTCGGAGACGGCAAGAGATTTAACAAACTCACATGAGGGAATTAAAATCAATAACTCCACGAGCATCAATATGGATGCTGATTTTAAAGGAGATGCCCTGTTGGCCGATAACATAGTCGATCTACTCAATAACACAATTGGAAGAGAAATTTCAAAGAATAATGAAGGTTTGGATGCTAAAGGTCTTGCAAATGAAGTTCTAAACACATTCCTGAATGAAGGTCTTTGGGTTGCTGCTGTTGGAGAAGATGGGACTGTTAAAATCAGTAGACAAAAGATTACCCAAGGCCAATTTAATAGTGCTCAAAAAGTAATAAATGGATTGACTGAGGGAGGCTTTAGCAAGGAGGATTTAGAGAAAATGAACCCTAAAAAAGAAGATGATGATAAGGATGAAAAGAAATAG
- a CDS encoding DUF7674 family protein, with protein MHYPVIKKDDFYGLLIAKLLSSFPEFKPSFEEDDGPYLILGEFYSFFIDRFKDQSLIIRVAKFVNLCLTKGGHRTEDVITIELFNPLYDEPRQVLDEISPLLNNKARTLLEKGHEEYIANSLLNNGGSE; from the coding sequence ATGCATTACCCTGTAATTAAAAAAGATGATTTTTATGGCCTTCTGATTGCAAAGCTCTTAAGTAGCTTTCCTGAATTCAAACCTTCTTTTGAAGAGGATGATGGACCATATTTGATATTAGGAGAATTCTATTCATTCTTTATTGATAGATTCAAGGACCAATCTTTAATAATTAGAGTAGCAAAATTTGTTAACCTCTGTTTGACAAAGGGAGGTCATAGAACTGAAGATGTAATAACTATAGAATTATTTAATCCTCTTTATGATGAACCTAGACAAGTACTTGATGAAATCAGCCCATTGTTAAATAATAAGGCTAGAACATTACTTGAGAAGGGGCATGAGGAGTATATAGCTAACTCTTTATTGAACAATGGAGGGTCTGAGTAA
- a CDS encoding NHL domain-containing protein, with translation MNRITKKYCLFLFFCLAIVACGDDEEPNTAPSINAQTFNASEATAVGDVIGTVVASDPQGDDLSFSISTNDNNLFTITAGDASTTGGQLLLNTGQNLDFETATTHSIVVSVSDGQLTSTATITINVIDVDENTMPTITAQSFTVAEDISDTTPIGTVTATDAEGDALTFSITSNDDDLFEITTAGEISLAAGANLDFESKTSHDITVTVSDGSLTASATITISVTDVAENTAPTIADQSFTVAEDITSITTIGSIVASDAEGDNISFNITANDNGLFRIIDGGELRLAINQTLDFETATSHSITVEATDGGLSNSATITINVTDVDESDPAAQYTVSTLAGGTQGFQDGQGSAAQFDNPNGVAVDANGNVYVADSGNKRIRKIDPNGNVTTIAGTGAEGNNDGAAAQATFTFPDRLDYKDGNVYVSDTETIRVIDNSLNVTTLTGKISTRDDPTVFRDGTLAQARFRNNKGITIDAAGNIFVADQGNHRIRKIDNSGNVTTLAGSSQGNSDGMGTSARFRNPTGVAVDANGNVFVVDSSNDRIRKIDPSGNVTTFAGTSENFADGQGTSAAFNTPTGIAIDSDGNLYVTDTNNVAIRKIDPDGNVITIAGARGVGVGDKDGTGDVAQFDLASGIAVDANGVIYVADPRNHKIRKIVFND, from the coding sequence ATGAACCGAATCACTAAGAAGTATTGCCTATTTTTATTTTTTTGCTTAGCCATTGTCGCTTGTGGTGATGATGAAGAACCGAATACGGCGCCATCTATCAATGCGCAAACTTTTAATGCATCGGAGGCCACTGCTGTAGGAGACGTTATTGGTACTGTTGTGGCCAGCGATCCTCAAGGTGATGATCTTAGTTTTAGCATTAGCACTAACGATAACAACCTATTTACCATCACTGCAGGTGATGCGTCCACCACTGGTGGGCAATTACTGCTTAATACTGGTCAAAACTTAGATTTTGAAACGGCTACAACTCATAGTATCGTAGTGAGTGTAAGTGATGGACAGCTCACCTCGACGGCAACTATTACAATTAATGTGATCGACGTAGATGAGAATACTATGCCTACGATTACGGCTCAATCATTCACTGTGGCCGAAGACATAAGTGATACTACACCTATAGGAACAGTCACTGCTACTGATGCTGAAGGTGATGCACTAACGTTTAGTATAACTTCTAATGACGATGACCTCTTTGAAATTACCACTGCAGGTGAAATTAGCCTTGCCGCAGGAGCCAACCTAGATTTTGAATCTAAGACGTCACACGATATCACTGTCACGGTTTCCGATGGCAGCTTAACCGCATCCGCCACAATAACCATTTCTGTAACAGATGTAGCCGAAAATACTGCGCCGACCATTGCAGACCAATCATTTACTGTAGCAGAGGATATCACGTCAATCACCACAATTGGTTCGATTGTAGCCTCGGACGCGGAAGGTGATAATATTTCATTTAATATAACGGCCAATGACAACGGGCTATTTAGAATTATTGATGGTGGTGAGCTTCGCCTAGCAATCAATCAAACACTAGATTTTGAAACAGCAACGAGTCATAGCATTACCGTAGAAGCCACGGATGGTGGTTTGAGCAATTCGGCTACCATTACCATTAATGTGACTGATGTTGATGAATCTGATCCTGCAGCGCAGTATACTGTGAGTACCTTGGCTGGAGGAACTCAGGGTTTTCAAGACGGTCAAGGTTCAGCCGCTCAATTTGATAACCCGAATGGAGTAGCGGTTGATGCAAATGGCAACGTTTATGTGGCAGATTCAGGAAACAAAAGGATTAGGAAGATCGACCCGAACGGCAATGTCACAACTATAGCTGGTACCGGTGCAGAAGGAAACAATGATGGTGCAGCAGCCCAAGCAACTTTCACTTTCCCAGATCGACTGGACTACAAAGACGGCAATGTTTATGTCTCTGATACGGAAACTATACGAGTGATTGATAATAGTTTGAATGTGACTACACTTACTGGTAAAATTAGTACCAGAGACGATCCCACCGTTTTTAGAGATGGCACATTGGCTCAGGCGCGCTTTCGAAATAACAAAGGCATCACCATCGATGCTGCTGGTAACATCTTTGTGGCAGATCAAGGGAATCATAGAATTCGAAAAATCGATAATTCAGGCAATGTCACCACGCTAGCCGGCAGCAGCCAAGGTAATTCTGATGGCATGGGTACGTCTGCAAGGTTCAGAAACCCAACCGGAGTAGCAGTGGATGCCAATGGGAATGTATTCGTTGTGGATAGTAGCAACGACAGAATTCGAAAAATTGATCCATCTGGCAATGTGACCACTTTTGCTGGCACGAGCGAAAATTTCGCCGATGGCCAAGGAACAAGTGCTGCCTTCAATACACCAACAGGAATTGCTATCGATTCAGATGGAAATCTGTACGTCACAGACACCAATAATGTAGCGATTAGAAAGATCGACCCTGATGGTAATGTAATTACCATTGCAGGTGCTCGTGGAGTAGGTGTTGGAGACAAAGATGGCACTGGTGATGTGGCCCAATTTGACCTAGCTTCAGGTATAGCGGTTGATGCCAACGGCGTGATTTACGTGGCGGACCCTAGGAATCATAAAATCAGGAAAATCGTTTTTAACGATTAG